The DNA window GTCGCATGCGAAGCAGCCGCATGTGCGTCGAGCTCTACCCCACCAACGCTCCTGCAGCCCGCACTGACGAAGCCGAGTGTGAGCCCCCCGCATCCAGAGAAGAGATCGAGCAGTCGAGGCGGCTCTCCGGTCCTGAGCCTTGTGAGCTTTGTCTCGACGCTTGGTGCCATGTCGCCCGGCGTTATACCTCAGCGCCCCAGAGCGTCACGTTCCCTGTAGGAGGTGCAACGGGGAGTTCATGGCCGCTTCCACTTTTTCGTGCTCCTTTGTACGACAATGGAGCGCCTCGTTGCCGGGTCTCGCAGCTCCTCCATCCATCGATTCTCCATCTCTCCTGCTCCCTCGATGGGGGTGACCTGCACGACACGCCAGGTGTCGCGCTGTGTGGTCGTTGCCCCCTGGAGTGCCTGGCGGATGCACTCCACGAGTTCCTCACGGGATTCGAAGATCTCGTGCTCCCAGAATCGGAAGACGCGCCATCCTGTTTCTTCCAACAGCAGTGTCTGTCGGCGGTCGCGCTCTACGTTGCCGCGCAGCTTCGACGACCAGAAGTTGTTGCGTGTCCGGGGACGCACATAGTGCTCCGGGCAACCATGCCAGAAGCAACCGTCGATGAAGACGGCGACCCTTGGTCCAGGAAACACCACATCGGGTCTTCCATGGGGAGTTCTTGCATGAAGTCGGAACCGCAGCCCAGCACGCCAGAGCGCCGAACGAAGGATGCGCTCTGGCGACGTATCCCGGCTGCGGATGCGTGACATCTGTTCGGAGCGGGAGAGGGACATGGAATGGATGCTACTCCACGGGTCCTGTGCGGCACGTTGCCCCTCTCCAGGGGACACACGCTGATTGTTGCAGGGCTCGTGAGGCCGCGTCTTGCGTACCCGCGGTCAATGCAGATGACCTTGCCTGCCGGGTTTGCTCCGCTCGCGCGGACAGTCATGTCGTACCTCCAGGAGTTGTCGGCGGTCATCAAGAGAAGAGATGACCGCTGCTGACAGGTCGCGGCCCCAGGGGCTTCGGAACTCGCTCAGGCCTCGGCGCGCGCTGGGTCCAACTGCTCGGGCCTGGGAATGAGGTAGGCGCGGTCGATGGTCGCGAGCCCCAGCTTCTCCAGCGCGAGGCAGGCCACGAAGCCCAGGTCCACTTCGTAGCGGTGGTGCGAGAAGGACGCGGAGCCCGGATAGGCGTGGTGGTTGTTCTGGAAACCCTCGCCCATGATGAGCCAGGCGGTCAGGTGGTTGTTGCGCGAGTTGTCGCGGGTGTCGAAGTT is part of the Myxococcus landrumus genome and encodes:
- a CDS encoding very short patch repair endonuclease, producing MSLSRSEQMSRIRSRDTSPERILRSALWRAGLRFRLHARTPHGRPDVVFPGPRVAVFIDGCFWHGCPEHYVRPRTRNNFWSSKLRGNVERDRRQTLLLEETGWRVFRFWEHEIFESREELVECIRQALQGATTTQRDTWRVVQVTPIEGAGEMENRWMEELRDPATRRSIVVQRSTKKWKRP